TCAGGAATATAGTCATAGTTGGTGTCTGGCTCTTCATAGTCAGTATCCAAAAGTTTCTCTTCACAGTCGTTCAGGAAGTCGTTATCCCTGTCGTCATATTTAGTAGCTGAAGGCGACGGCAGTTCAAGTGAGCGACAGGTGGTGTAGGGATCAGCTCCCACTGGGCTGCAATCCGCATTCTTACATGGGCTCACGCCCCCGGAAATCCGATACTCCACACCATCGCCGACCTCATTGCCATCCGAATCGTACTTGTTCGGATCTGATCCTAAGATCAACTCAAACTCATCGGCCAAGCCGTCTCGGTCAGAATCCTCCTGGAGAATATTGTCATGCCAGACCGTATTGACATTGGTGACCCATATCTCCTTTACATCAAATTTGGAGATACGCAGTGGAATGGCAAAGCGGCTAAAGTCAATTGTTTGTCCGGCTGCAAACTCAAGGAAGTCTCCATTGCCTTCAAGTGACATATTGTTGAGTAGAGTTCGAGCGGCGGCACTGGCAGGTTCTTCAAAGTAGTAAGCCGTATTGACTTGTATGCCCTCGACCAACTTTTTCTCTTCCTCTTCCATAGCTGCAATAGCGCGGATGCGGTTGAGAATGGCATCAGATGCCTGGGTGTTACCGTTAACAATTGGCTCACCGTCACTCACGAAGAACAGCACATAGTTAGAGCTGATCACTGGGTCTTGGGTTTTTGCCGCAGCGATATCCCGGCGGATCATGTCAGTTACTTGATCCAAAGCACTCATATAGTTGGTCCAGCCACCGTCGATCTGCTGTGTGCGGTTTTTCTGGTTGACCACAAAGTTCATGAAGGCAGCTTTATCGTTGGTGAAGTCCTGAAAGTTGGGATTACCAAGCACCTGGTTGGCAAAGCTCACCATGGACCAGTAAACATAAGGGTCAGATTGAAACTGCTGAACGAACTGAATGATAGCGTCAAATCGGCGAATTCCGTTAGGGTCCGTGCCAGGCAGTGCAGTGTTGTCCGGAGCGTAGCGAACCTGGTTGGAGCCTGAGCGGTCTAAGACGAAGATGAACTTCAGATTACTACGAATAGTGTCAGACTTGGTGGTGCAAAGATCCACCCCGATCTGAGTGGCTTTGTAGAGCATGTACTCGCCTTCTTTGAGGCGGACATCGCTACAAGCTTGCCCGAAGACACCGTTTAGTAGCAGAAGGCCAAGAATAATTACGACCAATCCTTGGATTCTCATATGGGCTCCTCTGTATCGTCTTCAAGGACAAGCGGAATATTCACGCCATCGACCACTTGACCTTGGATGCCATTGTCAATCACAGCACGTGATTTGTCCTGAATGCCACGGGGGATGAGGACCTTCAAAGTCGAGATCCTGGTGATATCCCCTTGGCCAGGAATGGTGTTGTTTTCAACAGCCATCACGTGGATGAGGTTTCCGTTTGAAACGTCCATAACAGGAATATTGGAGATACGAACGTTGTAGCAGTCCTGACTTCCATTATAGAACGTTTCCACATCATATTTATATGCTTTAGAATTGATCAGCTCATTATTGGTGAAGCGATGGGGAAGGTTGGCCTTCAGCTCCTGCATCACAGTGAGACCGTCCTGATCGTAGTCAGTGATGACATCCATGGGGTCGCTTGGATTTGTTCCAAATCGATACTCGATGCCATCAGGAACACCATCATTGTCCGAATCCGGCTTGGTGTAATCAGTGCGCAGAACATCCTCAGCGCAATCAGGCAGACCATCATCATCGGTGTCTTGTGTGGCCTGTGCACAGGAGCTCAACCGGACCTGATTGTCCTTGTCGTAGCCAATGGCATACATCAAGAAGTCAGAGTACCCGTCACCGTTGGTGTCCCAGAGTCCCCAGCCTATGTTAAAGGTGTCAATCACGTCTTGTTCCTTTTCAAATTCATCGCTTAAGCCGTCACGATCATAGTCAGAGATGTGGTAATACAAGTGCTCGTAGGCTTCGATTTTTAGCTGGCTTGATGAATTAAAGGAGAAGATCTCAGTGAACCGGTATCCATCGGTCGGGCAGTAGTTCTTAATATAGACGGCCGTGGTCTTTTGGGGGATGGGCTTAGGCCCTGCCACCAAACGAGGATCGGAGCAGCTGCTAAGCCACATCCAAACCACGACAATAACATTAAGACGCCCCAGTAATTTCCCCATAAAATTTACCAAACCCCCACTGATCACTTTTGCAAAGGTAGGGCCACAGCAAAATCACCTCATCTCGAAATCACCGATGGCTCGCTTGTATAGTTTGATGACAGTGTAGAGTGGAGTTGACGTACCAAAACGAGGTCCCGACTTGAAACGTGTCAATTAGAGAGACAGAGGTGAGGAAAAAGTCAGTCAAATCAAGAGTGTCGATAACGCCCCGGGGTGATCTTGCCGTCTCAAAATGTAGACACTAGATAGCGCGAGACGCGTGTGCCGCAGTCCGCATGCACAGAGATTGGTCGGTGCTATTTGTTTAAACTTGAAACATCTTTTTGGTTTCAATCAACTGGGCGACTTGATTTGGGACAAGGTTTTTCCAGCTCGGATCGCCGTCTTCCATGGATTGGCGAACTTGCTCGGAGTGAATGCTGGTATCGATATCATCACAACCAGCCATATCAATGATTCGGCCATTATCGGTAAGGTGACAAAACAAATGGAAGTACTGGGGAGAAGGATGAAAGGCACCAGCCGTCAGACAAAGAGTATCAGATTTAAACGGGTACACCAAAAAACCAGTCTTTTCATCAAACAGGCGTCCCATCCCCTCCATGAGTCCTCCCGAGAGGGAAGAGTAGAATTCGGGGTGGAAGATTTTCTCCACATGGGAGGCGCCAATCACGAATCCAATCACGTTTTGGGTGCAGCTGCGTAGGAATCTCTTAAGTTCATAAAACATGGGGTAACGGGAGATTAAGACCGGGTAACCAAGCAGTGTGAGGGTTTCGATGCGATTGAGAAAATCCTGGCGGTCGACTTCGCCCCCTTTCGACAATAGGCTCTTTAGGGAGATCTCCATAATCGGCATTGGTTCCTGCCCTTGAAGGTCGCCCAACAGGTGGACTTGGCTCACGCCGCGATTAAGGATTTCCACGTTGATTTTGGTCACCGGGCGGAACGTGCCTCTTTGCACAACCAAGGGCTTTTGGTAAAGGGAGTCGGCCGCCTGCAAAACCTCACCTTGAGGGCCAAACAGGACTGCCTTAGAGAGTCCTTGTTCAACTAACTCGATGCCTACGAGTCGGTTGTCCACATGCTCAAGATCCGGTCCTGAAAACTTGAGCAGGTCAATTTCCATGCGGTGAGAGCCAAGGTTGTCAGCGAGTTCGCCAACAAAGCGGGAGGGACCATCCAATTGGTTAAAAGCCGCATAGATGAGATTAACCCCTAGAATGCCCAAAGCGGTCTGTTGGTCCAGGCGCATCTGATCCAGCATATTGACATGCAAAACAACGTCGTTCGTCGGACCACCCGGGCGGATTTGAAAGCGAACCCCCATCCAACCGTGACAACGGGGACCGTCTTGCTGACTGCTGGTGGCGACGGTGTCGGCGAAAGCGAAAAAGCAGGTCTCATGCCCCCTTTGTTCCCGCAGACGGCCCTCTAGTAAATCAAACTCATGCTCGAGCATCTTTAGCAGGCGTTCTTCACAGACGTATCGTCCCGCCTTGCCATAGATCTCATCGCTGATGGTCATGTCGTAGGCCGACATGGTTTTGGCAATGGTATGAGAGGCCCTACCAGCCTTAAAAAAATGCCGAGCCACTTCCTGTCCGGCGCCGATTTCAGCAAAAGCACCGTAAATGGAGTCATTCAGATTAATAGTGAGAGCTTTTCGCGTGGTGGTGAGTTCATCGGCGGCCATAAGAAAATCATAACGGCCGCCTGATATTGAAGTCAATCAAGGGCAGGGAGTGGATTTCTCGGCCATTTCCACTGCCAAATCCGCTACGGGATCTTTGGAGCCAGCTCTTCTTAGGCGACGCAGATCATGTTGGACGTTAGATCGTCGGCTCAGCAACATACTAAGGCCTTCAATCGTCGCATTGCGGACCAGAAATCCGCCGGATTCTGCCGGCACCAGGGTAAAGATCACGTTGTAAGGAATGCTGGCTTGCAAGACCGTGTGCACGTCGACTGATTTCTCATCCTCAAAGATTCGTTTGATTTCAGTGGTAAAGTTTTTGAGCTCATAAATGGAACGAAAGCTCTGAACCACAGATTGGGGGATAATGGCGTAAAAGGCCTCAAGACTGTCAGTTGGAGCGTTTTTGCGGAAGGCACCCAGAAGGGTGTTACCAATGCCTTCAATATCCATGTTTGTACGAATCATTTGGCACAGGCGCCCATGAAGG
This is a stretch of genomic DNA from Pseudobdellovibrionaceae bacterium. It encodes these proteins:
- a CDS encoding VWA domain-containing protein; the encoded protein is MRIQGLVVIILGLLLLNGVFGQACSDVRLKEGEYMLYKATQIGVDLCTTKSDTIRSNLKFIFVLDRSGSNQVRYAPDNTALPGTDPNGIRRFDAIIQFVQQFQSDPYVYWSMVSFANQVLGNPNFQDFTNDKAAFMNFVVNQKNRTQQIDGGWTNYMSALDQVTDMIRRDIAAAKTQDPVISSNYVLFFVSDGEPIVNGNTQASDAILNRIRAIAAMEEEEKKLVEGIQVNTAYYFEEPASAAARTLLNNMSLEGNGDFLEFAAGQTIDFSRFAIPLRISKFDVKEIWVTNVNTVWHDNILQEDSDRDGLADEFELILGSDPNKYDSDGNEVGDGVEYRISGGVSPCKNADCSPVGADPYTTCRSLELPSPSATKYDDRDNDFLNDCEEKLLDTDYEEPDTNYDYIPDDLAFKNGVKMNESSNAGYLDPDYDGINDYQELKYNTPARIHNDNVPGHKRLIYQGGLVSSTPDQDCYHFNVSDMVTRTNWDTIRIYIMENTKTLDEKRIMRTAEKQMVGGAVYFTDADFK
- a CDS encoding ABC transporter substrate-binding protein — encoded protein: MGLRWVKCSILGLLMGLASVQSGAEETPEAKVLALANGLASISSSTDAPEVLHGRLCQMIRTNMDIEGIGNTLLGAFRKNAPTDSLEAFYAIIPQSVVQSFRSIYELKNFTTEIKRIFEDEKSVDVHTVLQASIPYNVIFTLVPAESGGFLVRNATIEGLSMLLSRRSNVQHDLRRLRRAGSKDPVADLAVEMAEKSTPCP